CCGCCAAGCAGGGCTCGCGCGGAATTCTCGTCGGGGGATGAGCCGAGCCGCGACCTCGACCAGGGGGCTTGGAGTCCTTTACCTGTCGCTACTGGCCCTTAGTGGGGCCGTTCAGGCTCAGATCATCTACAATCCTTCCAACGATTCGTATTACGAACTCGTTGAGACGGCAAAGTCATGGAACGACTCCCGAGCCGATGCGGACGCTCGCTCCTACCTGGGTAGGGCAGGGCACCTAGCGACCCTGACGAGCGCCGACGAGAATGCCTTCGTGATGGCGAACTTCTCTATGCCGTTTCGTACCTGGATCGGCGGTTGGCAGCCAGAAGGCGACTCGGACGTCAACGCGCCCTGGGAATGGGTCACTGGGGAGTCGTTTACGTTCACGAATTGGGGTCCGGGCGAGCCTAACGGGGGACTCAGCGAGAATCACCTGGACATCCTCTTCAACGGCAATTGGAACGATGAAGCTGGGTGGATCGACAACTACTTCCTCGTAGAGTATTCCTCGGCCGTCCCCGAGCCAGCAACGGCGGGAATCTTGGGCGCAGGCTTTTTTCTCGCTGCTGCCCGCCGCCGCAAGAGGGGTTAAGGAGAACGTAGGACCGCTCGCCCGGCGCCTCGTCGGGCGGCGGCCACTTTTTTGTGGGCTTTTTCATCCCTCAACCCCCGCCGGGGTTGAGGGTCTATTCCGGGAAGCTGGGAACGAGAGAATCCAGCGGAGATTCAAGCGGCTGGACAGGCCGACACCCGCCGAAGCACCCCAAAACGAGTTTGGGGAGGCACCCGTGGGTAGTAGGTTTGTTTCACGGGTTGGACATCCGCCGCAGTCCTCAAGAAGGTCGCCGTGCCATGAGCGAGCGGGTTCCCCGGTTAACCGCCTCCGAGATCGAAAAGTACATGGCCGGGGTGGCTTTAGTACCTGAACGAGTCCCTCAACCCCATGGGGATTGAGGGATGAGAAACTGAGCGCGAAGGAGGCCCACCTCGCGCTCGATAATCCTATCGCCCCCTGAGCGAGTGCAGCTAGGTATCGCGCCCTCCAGACTCTGAGGGTTTAGGAAGCGGATCAGAACACCGATGCGTCGGCGCGGCCGTTGAACCAGCCGTTGTCCTTAGCTCCGTTGCCATCGAAGTCGTCGAGCGCCTTGGGGTCCTTCACGCCCGCATGGCCGTCCGCGTACGTCAGGCAGGTCTTGCCCGCATACCATATCCCCGGCCCACTGCGGCATCCCTCAGGACCCGGACCACACTCCGACCCGCCACCGTAATAGCCGCTCGGCTTGCCGCTTCCGCGAAGGCTCGGAAGAGGCGGGTCGACGGTGTACTCACCGGCAGTCAGTAAGTCGCCGTTCCGCACTCCACGCGTGTCCGAGATGATGAGCGTCTGCGCGGGCGCTTCGATGCTGCTCTCCGTCGCTGACCAAGGGATGCGCGAATTACCGAAGTACTGGTAGTTGTAGCCGTACCCGCCGTACTTGACGCTCGGGTTGTGCGCGAACGATTTGCCCTTCATTTCGTCTGGCGCGAGCGGGCTGGTGAAGATCGGCTCGTTCTTCACGTAAGTGTAAATGTGGTCCGGCCAGCGCGTGCGCGGCACTTGGTTGGACGGCGACGACATCATGGGGTAGGCGCCGTCGTTGTCGGTGACGTACATCACCACGCCCATGCCGATCTGCCGCAGGTTGCTCACGTTGGTCGTTCGCTTGGCGGAAACCTTGGCCTGAGCAAAGGCCGGGAAAAGGATCGCCGCGAGGATCGCGATGATGGCGATGACGACAAGGAGTTCGATGAGGGTGAACGCGTGTCTTTTCATTGGGGTGTGCCTTGACAGGAAAGTCAGGAATCACATTACCCCATTCATACGCCGCTGCGTATGATACGCACTTTTGTATACGTATGATATGATGGAAGAGATGAGCGAATGCACCGTTCTCAGTTGCCCGGCCCAGTTTTCGAGGCTCTCGGCCGAAGCCAAGCTCTTCCAGAGCTTGTCGGACGCGACTCGGCTGGCGATTCTCAAGGCGCTGGTCGTAAGGCCGCTGAGGGTGGTCGACCTGTGCGCTCTAACTGGGAGGGCGCAGCCAAACGTGTCAGCTCATCTCGCGTGTCTGCGAGATAGCGGGCTCGTGATCGGGAAGCCGAAGGGAAGGGAGACCTATTACGCGATTGCCGAGCCCGAGATGATCGCGGCCCTCAAGGCGACGGAACGGGTGGTGTCGAAGGTCGGCCACCGGATCTGCGGCTGCCCCCTCCTCCCACTGCTCGAACAATAGCCTCGCCCAGGGCGCAGGCCGCGCCTATAGAACACAAGGGCCGCAGTAAGTTCGACGATGAGCGATCCTCACATTATTGCGCCCCCGCCGACACGATCCCCTGCTGGGAAGAACGCCTGCCAAGCTCCAATTCAGCCTGAATCGCACTCCAAGCGCAGGAAGTCGCCCATAATGCCGCAGGGAGGAAATCGGACGGTGGCAGCCGCCTCGACGAAGATGTGCGCACTCCTTCTGACGGATGTCGAAGGCAGCACGGCGTTGTGGGAAAAGGACCGTCGAGGAACGGCCGCAGCGTTGGAGCGCCACGACGCGATCGCCGCTGCAACCGTCGTTCGCCACCAAGGAACCCTCGTCAAACCTCGAGGCGAAGGCGACAGCTTGTTCTGCGTCTTTGATCGAGCTTCCGATGCGGTTGCCGCTGCCTTGGACCTGCAGATTGCCTTTCGTGAGGTCCCAGTGTCGGGTGGCGCCCCCTTGCGGGTCAGAATCGCCATCCATACCGGAGAGATGGACGCTCGCGAGGGCGATTACTACGGCCCAGCGGTGAA
The genomic region above belongs to Candidatus Nitrosymbiomonas proteolyticus and contains:
- a CDS encoding cobalamin binding protein, whose amino-acid sequence is MYTYDMMEEMSECTVLSCPAQFSRLSAEAKLFQSLSDATRLAILKALVVRPLRVVDLCALTGRAQPNVSAHLACLRDSGLVIGKPKGRETYYAIAEPEMIAALKATERVVSKVGHRICGCPLLPLLEQ